The sequence below is a genomic window from Fusobacterium simiae.
ATACATATTTATAAAGAAAAATAAAGGGGAGATAAAATGAAAAAGGCTTTATTTAGTATATTTTTATTTTTTCTTATAAGTTATTCTTCTAGTGCAGTTAAATTATCTGAGGTAAAAGGCTTACAAGATTTAAGTAATTATAATGAGTTAAAAAATATAGAAGTAGAAAAAATTGTTGAATATGGTGAGATTCCATATGATGAAGATAAATTAGAAGCATATCAGAATGGAAAACCCTATACAGGTACTATCTTAGGCATATTAGTTCGTTTTTAAATAGCAAAATATTTTTTATACATCCTTAATCTGTAATAATCTCTTTTTGTTAAAAATTTACTTTAAATTTCTAATATGTTATAATGAAAAATAAGGGTCCAATGTACTCTATTTTTCAGTGAGGTGAAATATTAATGGAAATAAAGAGAGATTTGTATTTACAAAGATTAATAGATAGAATAGATAATGGGATGATTAAAGTAATAACTTGGAATCAGAAGAAGTGGAAAATCTTATTTAATTTTTAAACTTTTTAAGTTGTATTTACTAAATAATCTTACAGACAAACAACATATTATTGAATTTGAGTTAGACAGAATAGAAAATAGGAAATATAGAAAACCAGATATAATTTTAGAACATATAAACTCATTAATAGTAGATAACAAAAAATATTACATTTTATTAGATGAAGTACAAATGTTAGAAGGATTTGAGGAAGTTTTAAATTCATTATTACATAAAGATAATGTTGATATTTATGTAACTGAAAGTAATTCCAAATTTTTATCTCATGATATATTAACAGAATTTCGTGGAAGAGGAGATGAAGTTCATGTTTTTCCACTTAGCTTTAATGAATATATGAGTGTTTATGA
It includes:
- a CDS encoding ATP-binding protein, encoding MYLLNNLTDKQHIIEFELDRIENRKYRKPDIILEHINSLIVDNKKYYILLDEVQMLEGFEEVLNSLLHKDNVDIYVTESNSKFLSHDILTEFRGRGDEVHVFPLSFNEYMSVYEGDRYQGWAQIISLMGAYH